The Montipora capricornis isolate CH-2021 chromosome 6, ASM3666992v2, whole genome shotgun sequence genome has a window encoding:
- the LOC138052700 gene encoding extracellular calcium-sensing receptor-like: protein MMLIFRGLDKFYSMAEAMIFAIEQINNDTTLLPNVTLGYDISDTNLINRRAMNSTLDYVNVHKFAFSSPQLNEKCSILPSGQLAPVVAVVGTGTSRSSILVSNLLEVEDIPLISYAATSDELSSSAYPSFFRTVPPDRFQSKVMSDIARYFNWTYVAAIAADDAYGRSGIEFFRKHSKLERICIAYDNFFPMNDEKMAKIRKIIEELKLLENVGVIILYCDSTSALSVLREALKQGLKGKIWIASEAWGNHDAVIHKKELRPVLKGMLGVVFTELTVLSYKQYLLSRTSLYRSNPWWRVFWENQYNCSFTVTPSGSKKRCSDSLRVTEDIFDKSLYDSKTTYVINAVYAIAHALDAIFKCKSPPMSHCPRTRPYVEPKDVLEYLKKVNFTTETSNVFFDKNGDSLATYSIINYRVDKDTGGRVETVGNWEAQRLNFNSSAIVWNDGVTSRIPRSVCSETCKPGYRQTEEINCCWQCIKCSQDTVSSVYGAMNCTKCPVDHISNEERTKCITVPLERIHWDDPVGIIITFIACLGVLVTVLVGGVFIWKNNTPIVKASNRELSYLFLFSIAMTYLWALINLAEPNAIICPVSEAWLYIFYTISVVVLGVKTKRVVHLFEHRAPRSALTKAGFIEKRKHILIIVGIVGLDIFVLIIWFLLDPPHPEIDKSVRTSYYLGCKITSTLAGSLCRYLLVAILVTMSFVCVYFAFKSRKLPHNFNEGKFIAFALYVLVISWLTFYPVALTIRGKYTVVVSGSSSIISATGLLVCIFVPKMYIILLHPEKNTVLYMKSQISNHTFRRSPVAGEYRQKLHPSESSYSQQGSATSATSDVEFSEVPRIPKLSRTGEIQGSNKVITYL from the coding sequence ATGATGTTGATATTTCGTGGTTTGGATAAATTCTACTCTATGgctgaagctatgatctttgcaattGAACAAATCAACAACGACACAACCCTTTTGCCTAACGTTACGCTCGGATATGATATCTCGGATACAAACCTCATAAATCGTCGCGCTATGAACTCCACTTTGGATTACGTAAATGTTCACAAATTTGCATTCAGCAGTCCACAACTAAACGAGAAGTGCAGCATTTTGCCTTCGGGTCAGCTGGCCCCGGTCGTTGCGGTTGTAGGAACTGGAACGTCGAGATCATCGATTCTGGTGTCCAATTTGTTAGAAGTTGAGGATATACCACTTATCAGCTATGCCGCTACAAGCGACGAACTCAGTAGCAGTGCATATCCATCGTTTTTTCGCACCGTGCCCCCGGATCGCTTTCAATCCAAAGTGATGTCGGATATTGCCCGATATTTTAATTGGACTTACGTGGCTGCCATAGCCGCTGACGATGCCTACGGTAGATCGGGGATAGAATTCTTCCGCAAACATTCCAAACTCGAAAGAATCTGCATCGCTTACGACAATTTCTTCCCCATGAATGACGAGAAAATGGCCAAGATTCGAAAGATAATCGAGGAGCTTAAACTATTGGAAAATGTGGGCGTGATTATCTTGTATTGTGATAGCACCTCAGCCCTGAGTGTGCTAAGAGAAGCTTTAAAACAGGGCCTGAAAGGAAAAATATGGATTGCTAGTGAAGCCTGGGGAAATCACGACGCTGTTATCCACAAGAAAGAGCTTCGGCCAGTCCTCAAGGGAATGTTGGGGGTTGTTTTTACTGAACTTACAGTCCTTTCATATAAGCAATATCTGTTGTCACGCACATCCCTCTACAGGTCTAACCCTTGGTGGAGGGTATTTTGGGAAAACCAATATAATTGCAGTTTCACTGTTACTCCCTCCGGTAGCAAGAAGCGTTGCTCCGACAGCCTGAGAGTCACGGAGGACATTTTTGATAAGAGCCTGTATGACAGTAAAACTACCTATGTTATCAACGCTGTGTACGCAATCGCACATGCGTTAGACGCCATTTTCAAATGTAAATCCCCTCCAATGAGCCATTGCCCGCGAACGAGACCTTACGTTGAGCCTAAAGATGTCTTGGAATATTTGAAGAAAGTCAACTTCACGACTGAAACGTCGAACGTCTTTTTTGATAAAAACGGCGACTCCCTAGCTACTTATAGTATCATAAACTACCGAGTGGATAAAGACACCGGAGGCCGCGTAGAGACGGTAGGGAATTGGGAAGCACAGAGGCTCAACTTCAACTCAAGTGCCATTGTTTGGAACGACGGGGTAACGAGTAGAATCCCGCGATCGGTTTGCAGTGAAACGTGTAAGCCGGGATACCGACAGACGGAAGAGATAAACTGTTGTTGGCAATGCATCAAATGTTCTCAGGACACAGTTTCGAGCGTCTATGGGGCCATGAATTGCACTAAATGTCCCGTGGATCACATCTCAAACGAGGAACGCACAAAATGCATCACAGTACCCCTGGAGCGCATTCACTGGGACGACCCCGTAGGGATAATTATTACCTTTATTGCCTGCCTGGGTGTGCTCGTTACAGTACTTGTTGGTGGTGTGTTTATATGGAAAAACAACACACCAATTGTGAAAGCCTCCAATCGAGAACTCAGTTACCTATTTCTCTTTAGCATTGCCATGACCTATCTGTGGGCCCTGATAAACTTAGCAGAACCCAACGCTATCATCTGCCCAGTATCAGAAGCGTGGCTTTACATCTTTTACACCATTTCCGTCGTTGTCCTTGGGGTCAAGACAAAGCGTGTTGTGCATTTGTTTGAACATCGCGCTCCGCGATCTGCACTCACCAAAGCCGGTTTCATCGAGAAGCGCAAACATATTCTTATCATTGTCGGTATTGTGGGCTTGGATATTTTTGTTCTCATTATCTGGTTTCTTTTGGATCCTCCGCACCCAGAAATAGACAAATCCGTGAGAACATCTTACTATCTCGGATGTAAGATCACGTCTACGCTTGCGGGAAGCCTCTGCCGTTATCTGCTTGTTGCCATTTTGGTCACCATGTCGTTTGTCTGCGTTTACTTTGCGTTCAAATCCAGGAAACTTCCACACAATTTCAACGAAGGCAAATTCATTGCGTTTGCGCTCTATGTGCTGGTCATATCGTGGCTGACATTCTATCCAGTTGCTTTGACGATTCGCGGGAAATACACTGTTGTGGTGTCTGGCTCGTCTTCAATCATTTCGGCAACTGGTCTGCTTGTGTGCATCTTTGTGCCTAAGATGTACATCATCCTCTTGCATCCTGAGAAAAATACGGTGCTTTACATGAAGAGCCAAATTTCTAACCACACCTTCCGTCGGAGCCCTGTCGCCGGAGAATACCGACAAAAGTTACATCCTTCGGAAAGCAGCTATTCCCAGCAAGGATCAGCGACATCCGCAACCAGTGACGTTGAGTTTTCCGAGGTACCAAGAATCCCAAAACTGTCACGCACCGGTGAAATTCAAGGCAGTAATAAGGTTATCACCTATTTATAA